From Halobacillus sp. Marseille-Q1614, the proteins below share one genomic window:
- the spoVM gene encoding stage V sporulation protein SpoVM, which translates to MLRRKLMKFYTIKLPRFLGGMVRALISTFKKD; encoded by the coding sequence ATGTTGAGGAGGAAGCTCATGAAATTTTATACGATTAAACTTCCGCGCTTTCTTGGAGGAATGGTACGGGCTCTCATTAGCACATTTAAAAAGGACTAA
- the rsgA gene encoding ribosome small subunit-dependent GTPase A, giving the protein MATGKIIKALSGFYYVYHEGTVYQCRGRGVFRKRKVTPLVGDIVEFQAETQTEGYILSIEGRKNEFVRPPIANVDQALVVTSAANPDFNSVLLDRFLVLVEAKRLEPIIVISKMDQTSEAVAAEIEEYQKVYERIGYTVILSSFRDAGGIDRIQSYLAKKTTVIAGQSGVGKSSLLNTIDPRLNIDTDEISESLGRGKHTTRHVELYEVAGGLVADTPGFSSLEFGDLETDQLSECFPEFVEVQDQCKFRGCLHAKEPKCAVKAEVLEGNISEKRYDHYLQFLNEIQNRKPRY; this is encoded by the coding sequence ATGGCAACAGGCAAGATTATAAAAGCACTGAGCGGCTTTTATTACGTATATCACGAAGGAACCGTCTACCAATGCCGGGGAAGAGGGGTATTTAGAAAAAGGAAAGTCACCCCTTTAGTTGGTGATATCGTCGAGTTTCAGGCTGAAACACAGACCGAAGGCTATATTCTGTCTATTGAAGGACGCAAAAATGAGTTCGTCCGTCCACCGATTGCTAATGTGGATCAGGCACTGGTAGTCACTTCCGCCGCAAATCCTGATTTTAATTCTGTTTTATTGGACCGCTTTTTAGTGCTTGTAGAAGCGAAAAGGCTCGAGCCGATTATCGTCATTTCCAAGATGGATCAAACTAGTGAAGCAGTTGCAGCAGAAATTGAGGAATATCAAAAAGTATATGAAAGGATCGGCTACACAGTCATCCTCTCATCCTTCCGCGACGCGGGGGGAATAGATCGAATCCAGTCCTATCTGGCTAAGAAAACGACAGTGATTGCCGGCCAGTCTGGAGTCGGGAAATCCTCACTGCTCAATACGATTGATCCAAGGCTGAATATTGATACAGATGAAATCTCCGAGAGTCTGGGCCGAGGCAAGCATACAACAAGGCATGTGGAATTATACGAAGTAGCCGGAGGATTGGTCGCCGATACACCGGGATTCAGTTCGCTGGAATTCGGAGATTTGGAAACCGACCAGCTGAGTGAATGCTTCCCTGAATTTGTAGAAGTCCAGGATCAGTGTAAGTTTCGCGGCTGCCTGCACGCAAAAGAGCCGAAATGCGCCGTGAAAGCTGAAGTCCTGGAAGGGAACATTTCAGAGAAAAGGTATGACCACTACCTGCAATTCTTAAATGAAATCCAAAATCGAAAGCCGAGGTATTAA
- a CDS encoding thiamine diphosphokinase — protein MSGICAIVGGSPKNYIPRLAEYHEDSVYWIGADQGAEFIVENGLPLDAAIGDFDSVTNEAMKEIKKKARTLETYPAEKDETDLELAIQHALKRNPEEIILFGVTGGRFDHTLINIQMLHPLYEKNVKAKVIDHQNQVELFAEGEHTMKKDENYPYVSFIPVTLEVTDINLRGFYYPLVDKRLTYGSTLCISNHLIEDQGTFSFTSGILLVIRSKDSI, from the coding sequence ATGAGCGGCATTTGTGCCATTGTCGGCGGAAGCCCGAAAAATTATATCCCCCGCCTTGCTGAGTACCATGAGGACTCCGTGTACTGGATCGGAGCAGATCAGGGCGCAGAATTCATAGTAGAAAATGGGCTTCCTCTGGATGCAGCCATTGGAGATTTTGATTCCGTAACAAATGAAGCAATGAAAGAGATTAAAAAGAAGGCGCGTACTCTTGAAACTTATCCTGCTGAGAAAGATGAAACGGATCTTGAACTTGCGATTCAACATGCATTAAAGAGGAATCCTGAAGAAATTATCCTATTCGGTGTTACGGGAGGAAGGTTTGACCATACGTTAATCAACATTCAAATGCTTCATCCACTATATGAAAAAAACGTTAAAGCGAAAGTGATTGACCACCAGAACCAGGTGGAATTATTTGCCGAAGGTGAGCATACAATGAAAAAGGACGAGAATTATCCCTATGTTTCTTTTATACCGGTGACACTCGAAGTCACTGATATAAATCTGCGAGGGTTTTACTATCCTTTAGTAGATAAGCGGCTGACCTACGGGTCCACTCTATGTATTTCCAATCACCTGATTGAAGATCAAGGTACTTTTTCATTTACGAGCGGCATACTGTTAGTAATAAGAAGTAAAGATAGTATTTAA
- a CDS encoding Stp1/IreP family PP2C-type Ser/Thr phosphatase — MIGRFFTDTGQVRSHNEDAGGAYKNDKGQILAVVADGMGGHRAGDVASQLAVTILHNRWKETLSVESPDQAETWLKEAIHEVNQKILEHSHENEECRGMGTTVVVSICSESFVSVGHIGDSRVYLADSDGFRQITEDHSLVNELVRSGQISEDEAEHHPRKNVLLKALGTDEQVTADILTVEFEEDNRLLLCSDGLTNKVSGDELAEIADYEGDWENFGHNLIDLANDRGGEDNITLVIVHNTQAPEKEGVEEC; from the coding sequence ATGATAGGAAGATTTTTTACAGATACGGGGCAGGTTAGAAGCCATAATGAAGATGCAGGCGGCGCATATAAAAATGATAAGGGGCAGATTCTGGCGGTGGTCGCTGATGGAATGGGAGGTCACCGGGCAGGGGATGTGGCCAGCCAATTAGCTGTCACTATCTTACATAATCGTTGGAAAGAAACACTATCCGTTGAATCTCCGGATCAAGCGGAAACCTGGCTGAAAGAAGCGATTCATGAAGTCAATCAGAAAATTTTAGAGCACTCCCATGAAAATGAAGAATGCCGCGGCATGGGCACAACTGTCGTCGTCTCCATCTGCAGCGAATCTTTTGTTTCCGTCGGGCATATTGGGGACAGCCGTGTTTATTTAGCGGACAGCGATGGTTTCAGGCAGATTACTGAAGATCATTCCCTCGTGAATGAACTGGTACGTTCCGGCCAGATCTCAGAAGATGAAGCAGAACATCATCCGAGGAAAAATGTGCTGTTAAAGGCCTTAGGTACAGATGAACAAGTAACTGCTGACATCTTAACTGTGGAGTTTGAAGAGGATAACCGGCTATTGTTATGCTCAGATGGCCTTACCAATAAAGTATCCGGCGATGAATTAGCTGAAATTGCTGATTATGAAGGCGATTGGGAGAACTTTGGGCACAACCTGATTGATTTGGCGAATGACCGGGGCGGAGAAGATAATATCACTTTAGTCATTGTTCATAACACGCAGGCACCCGAGAAAGAGGGTGTTGAAGAATGTTAA
- a CDS encoding Asp23/Gls24 family envelope stress response protein: MSVDLQTEYGLITISNDVISTIAGGAAVECYGIVGMASKNQLRDGLAEMLRKDNFSKGVVVRQEDEQIHIDMYIIVSYGTKISEVAHNVQSQVKYALNKNVGLSVNSVNIFIQGVRVANG, translated from the coding sequence ATGTCCGTAGACCTTCAGACTGAATATGGTTTAATTACAATTAGCAATGATGTGATTTCCACTATTGCAGGAGGCGCTGCTGTAGAGTGTTATGGTATAGTAGGCATGGCGTCCAAAAATCAGCTTCGTGACGGCTTAGCTGAGATGCTTAGAAAAGATAACTTCTCTAAGGGTGTCGTCGTTCGTCAGGAAGATGAGCAGATTCATATTGATATGTATATAATAGTAAGTTATGGAACGAAAATATCCGAAGTAGCCCATAACGTACAATCACAAGTGAAATATGCATTAAATAAAAACGTTGGACTATCGGTCAACTCTGTTAACATCTTTATTCAAGGTGTTCGGGTGGCTAATGGATAG
- the pknB gene encoding Stk1 family PASTA domain-containing Ser/Thr kinase encodes MLTNRLLNDRYKVKEAVGGGGMANVYLAYDLILKREVAIKVLRLEYGNDEEFIARFHREAQSATSLAHSNIVNIYDVGEEEDLYYMVMEYVDGMTLKQYIQQNSPIDPAEAIDIMKQVTSAITHAHDNDIVHRDIKPQNILIDHYGHVKVTDFGIAMALSATALTQTNSVLGSVHYLSPEQARGGTATKKSDIYSLGIVFFELLTGRLPFSGQSPVSIALKHLQHDTPSLKRWIPDLPQSVENVVFKSTAKDPFHRYDSVMEMEQDLETSLNPERLNEPAFVPPDEEDEEKTKAIPVITDNDFGDQEEGETIVHEAGVPDAVPEEPTKKAAGKSKKGKKKKSEKPKKKRRWWVWLLTIFLVLILAGAAILFALPNLLEPDDVEMIDVTGMEYEEAYSQLRELNLDVQRETVFSDDVEEGSVVRTDPEAGTMIKEQSRVTVYSSKGKERITFEDYVGQSYERIKEELDEQGFANVLAIEENSDRPRGEIIEQIQPQAGDEVVAEDTRVIFRVSLGPPLITLQPLEGQTEDEARQYLSDNGLEVSVSEEYSSDVPEGEIIRQEPAALTEVERGSTVSIVVSLGPEPVEEEETEEPPPEEESPEEEAPEEAPEEEPEEEESEEAVNEEEPREETVSVEVPFNEELDKEEQTVLIYVEDANNQISEVYQEETITEDTTIEFEITIEPGEEASYKVQLEDEVIEQANVSY; translated from the coding sequence ATGTTAACCAATCGTCTCCTCAACGATCGTTATAAAGTAAAGGAAGCGGTCGGCGGAGGGGGAATGGCTAATGTTTACCTCGCCTACGATTTAATATTAAAACGTGAAGTCGCAATAAAAGTGCTGCGGCTTGAATATGGAAATGATGAAGAATTTATCGCAAGATTTCACCGGGAAGCTCAATCAGCCACAAGCCTTGCTCATTCAAATATTGTTAATATTTATGATGTAGGGGAAGAGGAAGACCTCTACTATATGGTCATGGAATATGTGGACGGCATGACACTGAAGCAGTATATTCAGCAGAACAGTCCGATCGATCCTGCAGAGGCGATCGATATTATGAAACAGGTGACTTCTGCTATAACCCATGCCCATGATAATGATATTGTCCACCGCGACATTAAGCCCCAGAATATTTTAATTGATCATTACGGACATGTAAAAGTGACTGACTTCGGAATTGCAATGGCCCTTAGTGCGACTGCCCTCACTCAGACGAATTCTGTGTTAGGCTCGGTTCACTACTTATCTCCCGAACAGGCACGAGGGGGAACGGCAACGAAGAAATCAGATATCTATTCACTTGGAATCGTATTCTTTGAATTATTAACAGGGAGACTCCCATTTTCTGGTCAATCTCCTGTGTCGATAGCCCTAAAACATCTTCAGCACGATACACCTTCTTTAAAGCGGTGGATCCCTGACTTGCCGCAAAGCGTAGAAAATGTCGTCTTTAAATCTACGGCGAAGGATCCTTTTCACCGCTATGATTCTGTAATGGAAATGGAACAGGATTTAGAAACATCTCTGAACCCTGAGAGGCTGAACGAACCGGCTTTTGTTCCTCCTGATGAGGAAGACGAAGAAAAAACAAAAGCTATCCCTGTCATAACAGATAATGACTTTGGGGATCAGGAGGAAGGGGAAACTATTGTTCATGAAGCCGGAGTTCCCGATGCGGTACCTGAAGAACCAACTAAAAAAGCTGCAGGTAAAAGTAAAAAGGGTAAAAAGAAAAAGTCAGAGAAACCAAAAAAGAAGCGAAGATGGTGGGTATGGCTTTTAACGATTTTCCTTGTTTTAATATTAGCCGGCGCGGCTATATTATTTGCCCTCCCAAACCTCTTGGAGCCTGATGATGTGGAGATGATTGACGTCACAGGAATGGAGTATGAGGAAGCCTATAGTCAATTAAGAGAGCTGAACCTTGATGTCCAGAGAGAGACGGTCTTTTCAGATGATGTGGAAGAAGGGAGCGTCGTCCGGACCGATCCGGAGGCTGGAACGATGATTAAAGAACAGTCACGAGTGACCGTTTATTCATCTAAAGGAAAAGAACGGATCACTTTTGAAGACTACGTCGGTCAAAGTTATGAACGTATTAAGGAAGAACTCGATGAACAAGGCTTTGCCAATGTTCTGGCAATCGAAGAGAATTCTGACCGGCCGCGAGGGGAAATTATTGAACAGATTCAGCCTCAAGCCGGAGACGAAGTAGTAGCGGAAGATACACGAGTCATCTTTCGTGTCAGTTTAGGTCCGCCGCTCATTACACTGCAGCCGCTTGAAGGCCAGACAGAAGATGAAGCGAGGCAATATTTATCGGATAATGGGCTCGAAGTTTCCGTGTCAGAAGAATATTCTAGCGACGTGCCTGAAGGAGAAATCATTAGACAGGAACCTGCTGCTTTAACAGAAGTTGAACGAGGTTCTACCGTCAGCATAGTCGTCTCTTTAGGTCCGGAACCAGTTGAGGAGGAAGAAACGGAAGAACCGCCGCCGGAAGAGGAATCTCCTGAAGAAGAAGCTCCGGAAGAAGCTCCGGAAGAAGAACCCGAAGAAGAAGAATCGGAAGAAGCCGTAAATGAAGAAGAACCTCGCGAGGAAACGGTGTCTGTCGAAGTTCCATTTAATGAAGAATTGGACAAGGAAGAGCAGACCGTGCTCATTTATGTAGAAGATGCCAATAATCAAATTTCTGAAGTTTATCAGGAAGAAACCATTACAGAAGATACGACCATTGAGTTTGAGATTACGATAGAACCAGGAGAAGAAGCATCTTATAAAGTCCAGCTGGAAGATGAAGTAATCGAACAAGCCAATGTATCATATTAA
- the rpmB gene encoding 50S ribosomal protein L28 — MSRKCVVSGRRTSTGNNRSHAMNANKRKFKANVQKVRILVDGKPKKVYVSARELKSGKVQRV, encoded by the coding sequence ATGTCACGTAAATGTGTAGTATCAGGTCGTCGTACAAGCACTGGTAACAACCGTTCTCACGCGATGAACGCTAATAAACGAAAATTTAAAGCTAACGTACAAAAAGTACGTATTCTAGTCGATGGCAAGCCTAAAAAAGTTTATGTATCGGCTCGCGAGCTAAAATCTGGTAAAGTACAACGCGTATAA
- the sdaAB gene encoding L-serine ammonia-lyase, iron-sulfur-dependent subunit beta, whose translation MKYRSVFDIIGPVMIGPSSSHTAGAARIGRAARHLFGREPKYAHIHLYGSFAQTYKGHGTDVAIVGGLLDYDTDDTRISTSLEQAKANGMEISFYEEEAQTDHPNTARIVIGDDKDKLELVGISIGGGKAEITELNGFELRLSGSHPAILLIHNDRYGAIASATAILARHQINIGRMEVSRKAQGEQALMVIEVDQNIDDSVLNELELADHITQVARISD comes from the coding sequence ATGAAATACAGATCAGTCTTCGATATAATAGGCCCGGTTATGATCGGACCTTCAAGTTCACATACGGCAGGAGCTGCCCGAATTGGACGAGCCGCACGCCACTTGTTTGGCAGGGAGCCTAAATATGCTCATATCCATTTATATGGTTCTTTTGCCCAGACCTATAAAGGACATGGCACTGACGTTGCAATTGTCGGCGGCTTATTGGATTATGATACAGATGATACGAGAATCAGTACTTCTTTAGAGCAGGCGAAAGCCAATGGCATGGAAATTTCTTTTTACGAAGAAGAGGCACAAACCGATCATCCGAACACAGCGCGAATCGTCATTGGCGATGATAAAGATAAATTAGAGCTTGTCGGTATTTCAATCGGCGGAGGAAAAGCGGAAATAACCGAGCTGAATGGTTTTGAGTTAAGACTTTCAGGAAGTCACCCGGCTATTTTATTAATTCATAACGACCGCTATGGCGCGATTGCTTCAGCCACAGCGATATTAGCCCGTCATCAAATTAATATCGGCCGTATGGAAGTGTCGAGAAAAGCACAGGGGGAACAGGCCTTAATGGTTATTGAAGTGGATCAAAATATAGATGACTCCGTATTGAATGAATTAGAGCTTGCTGATCATATCACCCAGGTAGCTCGAATTTCTGATTAA
- the rpe gene encoding ribulose-phosphate 3-epimerase, protein MTKIAPSILSADFSKLGEEIKEVENGGADYIHVDVMDGHFVPNITIGPLIVESIRPKTDLPLDVHLMIEQPDLYIEQFAEAGADILTVHQEASPHLHRTVQLIKSLGVKAGVVINPATPAEAIKPILRDVDLVLLMTVNPGFGGQSFIPSVLDKIQQINEWRREEGYSFEIEVDGGVNKDTAKMCTEAGADVLVAGSAVFNEKDRKAAIEAIKQSV, encoded by the coding sequence ATGACAAAAATAGCTCCATCGATCCTTTCCGCTGATTTTTCCAAACTTGGAGAGGAGATTAAAGAAGTTGAAAACGGAGGGGCCGATTATATTCACGTGGATGTGATGGACGGTCATTTCGTTCCAAATATAACAATTGGTCCATTAATAGTAGAAAGCATCCGTCCCAAAACGGATCTTCCATTAGATGTCCATTTAATGATTGAACAGCCTGATCTGTATATTGAGCAGTTTGCCGAAGCCGGCGCTGATATTCTTACCGTTCATCAAGAGGCTTCTCCTCATTTACATCGTACGGTTCAGCTGATTAAATCACTCGGTGTGAAAGCAGGCGTAGTCATTAATCCTGCCACACCGGCGGAAGCCATTAAACCGATTCTAAGAGATGTTGATCTCGTCCTGCTTATGACGGTGAATCCTGGGTTTGGCGGTCAGTCTTTTATACCATCCGTACTTGATAAAATTCAGCAGATCAATGAGTGGCGTAGAGAAGAGGGCTATTCGTTTGAAATAGAAGTGGATGGCGGTGTAAATAAAGACACGGCAAAAATGTGCACAGAGGCTGGGGCTGATGTCCTCGTCGCTGGAAGCGCCGTTTTCAATGAAAAAGACCGTAAAGCGGCAATTGAAGCGATCAAACAATCAGTGTAG
- a CDS encoding NCS2 family permease gives MLTKHNSQHSLSKDLLAGLIGYFTTVYIVAVNSQILKDAGLPLENGMVATILASAVGCLIMALYANAPMVLIPGMGVNALFAYSIVEGKGMDFQEGLGVVTIAAVLFLITAFTKLGDWLKHAIPDSLKHAITVGLGMFLTLIGLEKGGLVVRGEHSLITLGNPSSAIVITSLLTLFAAVFLFAKNVPGNFLITMIIGTIIAHFTGLLEGPGKGITLSEQEWVFVPSFSGIGELGFWMAVFPLAIVLIFENMGLIHGQLDMLKQESKYKKSYQASAFSALSCGFFGTSPTVSSAESAAVIASEGKTGRASLLMAVLFLGTIFLTPWISMVPSTAISPILIIVGALMVQNIKEIPLDQLSEAMPAFLIIVMIPFTYSIADGMAFGFIAYPVVKFALGKQRELTTPVVLIAMVFLVELIIRSIGH, from the coding sequence ATGCTTACTAAGCACAATTCTCAACACAGCCTGAGTAAGGATCTGCTTGCTGGACTGATAGGTTATTTTACAACCGTTTATATCGTCGCTGTAAACAGCCAGATCTTGAAGGATGCAGGGCTTCCCTTAGAGAACGGGATGGTTGCTACGATCCTTGCCAGTGCTGTCGGTTGTTTGATCATGGCTCTTTATGCAAACGCCCCTATGGTACTTATACCAGGAATGGGGGTTAACGCGCTTTTTGCCTACTCCATCGTGGAAGGCAAAGGAATGGATTTTCAGGAAGGCTTAGGAGTCGTTACAATCGCTGCTGTTCTTTTTCTTATTACAGCATTTACGAAGCTTGGCGACTGGCTGAAACATGCTATTCCAGATTCGCTTAAACATGCCATTACCGTAGGTCTCGGGATGTTTCTGACACTGATCGGGCTTGAAAAAGGCGGGCTTGTTGTCAGAGGAGAGCATTCTCTAATTACGTTAGGGAATCCATCCTCAGCGATCGTCATTACGAGCTTGCTCACTTTATTTGCCGCCGTTTTTCTTTTTGCGAAAAATGTGCCTGGAAACTTCCTGATCACAATGATCATCGGAACAATCATCGCTCACTTTACCGGTCTTCTTGAAGGACCAGGCAAGGGAATTACTTTGAGCGAGCAGGAATGGGTATTTGTTCCATCATTTTCAGGAATCGGCGAGCTGGGTTTCTGGATGGCTGTTTTTCCACTAGCTATCGTGCTCATTTTTGAAAATATGGGCTTAATTCACGGCCAGCTGGATATGCTTAAACAAGAAAGCAAGTACAAGAAATCCTACCAGGCTTCTGCTTTCTCAGCACTATCCTGTGGATTTTTCGGGACCTCTCCTACGGTTTCTTCTGCTGAAAGTGCAGCGGTGATTGCGTCTGAAGGAAAAACCGGAAGAGCCAGCCTGCTAATGGCTGTCTTATTCCTGGGGACCATTTTCCTCACTCCATGGATTTCCATGGTTCCTTCCACTGCTATCAGCCCGATCCTTATTATTGTGGGCGCCCTGATGGTGCAGAACATTAAGGAAATCCCGCTCGATCAGCTTTCAGAAGCCATGCCCGCTTTCCTTATTATTGTGATGATTCCATTCACTTATTCGATTGCAGATGGAATGGCCTTTGGCTTTATCGCCTACCCGGTCGTTAAATTCGCGTTAGGGAAACAAAGAGAACTTACAACACCCGTTGTACTAATCGCTATGGTCTTTCTCGTTGAACTTATCATCCGATCCATTGGTCATTAG
- a CDS encoding DAK2 domain-containing protein: MTLRQLDGKTLAGMVLQGAHHLKVNSQMIDALNVFPVPDGDTGTNMNLSMTSGAEEVKKIDENHAGVVAQGLAKGLLMGARGNSGVILSQLFRGFSKAVEHKETLTTQDLADGFKGGVDTAYKAVMKPVEGTILTVARESAEAAVEIAKNEEDITAFMDQVTKAAHESLQRTPDLLPVLKEVGVVDSGGQGLLTIYEGFLANLKGEEFIEPSSNVSMDEMVNAEHHKSAQDFMNTEDIEFGYCTEFMVKFEQDKLDKHPYDEEAFREDLSNHGDSLLVVSDEELIKVHIHAEHPGEALNLGQRYGSLINMKIENMREQHTSIVGDKKKPKAKDKADYGIVTVAMGDGLKKLFESLGASVVIQGGQTMNPSTKDISDAIEQAHAKRVLILPNNKNIVMAAEQAAELAEIDVEVVASKTIPQGMSALLGFNPDADLETNKQEMTSSMQEVKSGQVTYAVRDTTIDGMTIEKGHFMGLFEGDIISSENDQLETAKALLSEMIDEDEDEIITIIYGEEADTEEIEALESFLEEEFEDLEVEVHEGGQPIYSYLFAVE, from the coding sequence GTGACTTTACGACAGTTAGACGGTAAAACTTTGGCAGGGATGGTACTTCAGGGGGCTCATCATTTGAAAGTGAACTCTCAAATGATTGATGCTTTGAACGTCTTTCCTGTGCCAGATGGAGATACCGGCACAAACATGAATTTATCGATGACTTCAGGTGCTGAAGAAGTTAAAAAAATAGATGAAAACCATGCAGGTGTAGTCGCTCAAGGGCTGGCTAAAGGTTTGCTTATGGGAGCCCGGGGAAATTCCGGGGTTATTCTATCCCAGCTTTTTCGTGGGTTTTCAAAAGCGGTTGAACATAAAGAAACGCTCACTACACAGGATTTAGCAGACGGCTTTAAAGGCGGAGTGGATACAGCCTATAAAGCAGTTATGAAGCCTGTGGAGGGAACGATCCTGACCGTTGCGCGTGAATCAGCAGAAGCAGCTGTGGAAATCGCTAAAAATGAAGAAGACATTACCGCTTTTATGGATCAAGTGACTAAAGCAGCTCATGAGTCGCTGCAAAGAACGCCTGACTTACTCCCTGTGCTTAAAGAAGTAGGAGTCGTGGACAGCGGCGGCCAAGGCCTGCTTACCATTTATGAAGGGTTCCTTGCTAACTTAAAAGGCGAAGAGTTTATTGAGCCAAGTTCCAATGTATCTATGGATGAGATGGTGAACGCAGAACACCATAAATCGGCTCAGGATTTTATGAATACCGAAGATATCGAATTTGGCTACTGTACGGAATTCATGGTCAAATTTGAACAGGATAAATTGGACAAACATCCATATGATGAAGAAGCTTTCCGTGAAGATTTAAGCAATCACGGGGATTCTCTGCTCGTCGTATCTGATGAAGAGCTGATTAAAGTGCATATTCACGCGGAACACCCTGGAGAAGCTTTAAACTTAGGCCAGCGTTACGGAAGCCTTATTAATATGAAGATTGAGAATATGCGTGAGCAGCATACTTCCATTGTCGGTGATAAAAAGAAACCAAAAGCTAAAGATAAAGCGGATTATGGCATCGTAACCGTTGCAATGGGGGATGGCCTTAAGAAATTATTTGAGAGCTTGGGCGCGAGTGTCGTCATTCAGGGCGGCCAGACAATGAACCCGAGTACTAAAGATATTTCAGATGCGATCGAACAAGCTCATGCGAAACGTGTCTTAATCCTTCCAAATAATAAAAACATTGTGATGGCTGCAGAGCAGGCTGCAGAGCTTGCGGAAATTGATGTGGAAGTCGTTGCCTCAAAAACAATTCCTCAAGGCATGAGCGCACTGCTTGGGTTCAACCCGGACGCAGATCTTGAAACAAATAAGCAGGAAATGACTAGTTCCATGCAGGAAGTCAAAAGCGGCCAAGTTACCTATGCAGTTCGTGATACGACGATTGATGGGATGACGATTGAAAAAGGCCACTTTATGGGACTTTTTGAAGGAGATATCATTTCTTCTGAAAACGATCAGCTGGAAACAGCTAAAGCCTTATTAAGTGAGATGATTGATGAAGACGAAGATGAAATTATTACCATTATCTATGGTGAAGAAGCAGATACTGAGGAAATCGAAGCTTTAGAAAGCTTTTTAGAAGAAGAGTTTGAGGACTTAGAAGTAGAAGTTCACGAAGGCGGTCAGCCTATTTACTCTTATCTGTTTGCTGTAGAATAA
- the sdaAA gene encoding L-serine ammonia-lyase, iron-sulfur-dependent, subunit alpha: protein MFKNVAELVGIAEKENIPISEVMIRQEMEVKQVTREQIFKQMERNLEVMERAVEDGLKGVKSHSGLTGGDAVLIQQYMKDHEPLSGQLLMDAVSKAVATNEVNAAMGTICATPTAGSAGCVPGTLFAVKNRLNPTREQMVRYLFTSGAFGFVVANNASISGAAGGCQAEVGSAAGMAAAAIVEMAGGTPAQSAEAMAITLKNMLGLICDPVAGLVEVPCVKRNAMGASNAVVAADMALAGVTSRIPCDEVIDAMFKVGQRMPSAFRETAQGGLAATPTGKKLEEKIYGIAVKK from the coding sequence ATGTTTAAAAATGTTGCCGAATTAGTTGGCATTGCTGAAAAAGAAAATATTCCCATTTCAGAAGTGATGATACGTCAGGAAATGGAAGTTAAACAAGTAACTAGAGAACAAATATTTAAACAGATGGAACGTAACCTCGAGGTTATGGAAAGAGCCGTAGAGGATGGCTTAAAAGGTGTGAAATCGCACAGTGGATTAACAGGCGGTGATGCGGTATTAATCCAGCAGTATATGAAGGATCATGAACCGTTATCCGGCCAGCTTTTAATGGATGCGGTAAGTAAAGCTGTTGCCACAAATGAAGTGAACGCTGCGATGGGCACAATTTGTGCTACACCAACAGCGGGAAGTGCAGGCTGTGTACCCGGCACGTTATTTGCTGTCAAAAATCGCTTGAATCCTACACGTGAGCAGATGGTTCGCTATTTATTTACATCCGGTGCTTTTGGATTCGTAGTGGCGAACAATGCTTCGATTTCCGGAGCAGCAGGTGGCTGTCAGGCAGAGGTGGGATCCGCAGCAGGAATGGCTGCAGCAGCGATCGTAGAAATGGCAGGAGGTACCCCTGCTCAATCAGCGGAAGCGATGGCAATTACGCTTAAAAATATGCTCGGTCTTATCTGCGACCCGGTTGCTGGTTTAGTTGAAGTTCCTTGCGTAAAAAGAAATGCGATGGGAGCGTCCAACGCCGTAGTTGCTGCTGATATGGCGTTAGCAGGTGTAACAAGCCGTATTCCATGTGATGAAGTCATCGATGCGATGTTTAAAGTGGGGCAGCGAATGCCTTCAGCGTTTAGGGAGACTGCTCAAGGAGGGCTGGCGGCCACTCCTACAGGGAAAAAGCTTGAAGAGAAAATTTACGGAATTGCCGTGAAGAAATAA